The following proteins are encoded in a genomic region of Dialister hominis:
- a CDS encoding S41 family peptidase yields MSKFHMSWKNVLLHIVLCLALCIVFLTGVLYWLTDDPQAFIGFLCNYRTVKADYYEPVSDRVLFEGAVNGMVKSLGDPYSTYLTGEKLNSFIQGINGEYHGIGIIIGFTIDKEPVILYVIPNSPAASAGLKSGDVLKSVDGKSIDGWEPNAISQSIQGESGTSVKIGYTRGSESYSSDIIRSDINIPSVSSSMASPDTGYIHIFIFAKNTPSEFKQALADLKSKGMQKLIIDLRMNPGGSIESVVDIADQILSKGLVLSYIPKNGAPKQYDIEGISNPMPMAILVDRNSASASEILAGAVQARHEGLIIGETTFGKGTIQDVIFENDQDAALKISIGEYKTADGKKINKVGITPDIKISQDGKAFDAGHDSVLQFAVKKLQDT; encoded by the coding sequence ATGTCTAAGTTCCATATGTCCTGGAAGAACGTATTGCTTCATATTGTTCTTTGCCTGGCACTCTGCATCGTGTTTCTTACAGGTGTGCTGTACTGGCTTACGGATGATCCTCAGGCATTTATAGGATTCCTTTGCAATTACCGTACGGTAAAGGCGGATTATTATGAGCCTGTATCTGACAGAGTCCTGTTTGAAGGCGCTGTAAACGGAATGGTGAAATCACTGGGAGATCCCTATTCAACATATCTTACTGGTGAAAAGCTGAATTCCTTCATACAGGGGATAAACGGAGAATATCACGGTATCGGCATCATTATCGGTTTTACCATTGATAAAGAACCTGTGATATTATATGTCATTCCCAATAGCCCTGCTGCCTCAGCCGGACTGAAATCCGGAGATGTCTTGAAATCTGTGGATGGAAAGAGCATCGATGGATGGGAACCGAATGCCATCTCTCAGTCAATTCAGGGAGAATCTGGAACGTCTGTCAAGATTGGATATACCAGAGGCAGTGAATCCTATTCTTCGGATATTATACGTTCTGATATTAATATCCCCAGCGTCTCGTCTTCTATGGCAAGCCCTGATACAGGATACATTCATATATTCATCTTCGCCAAGAATACACCATCTGAATTCAAGCAGGCATTAGCCGATCTGAAATCAAAGGGCATGCAGAAGCTCATCATTGATTTGCGTATGAATCCTGGCGGTTCCATCGAATCCGTTGTGGATATTGCTGATCAGATACTGAGCAAGGGACTCGTTCTAAGTTATATTCCTAAAAATGGAGCCCCTAAGCAATATGATATAGAGGGAATTTCAAATCCTATGCCGATGGCAATCCTTGTTGACAGGAACAGTGCCAGTGCTTCTGAAATATTGGCTGGTGCCGTTCAGGCCAGACATGAAGGGCTTATCATCGGTGAAACTACTTTTGGCAAGGGAACCATACAGGATGTCATTTTTGAAAATGATCAGGATGCTGCTTTGAAGATCTCAATCGGCGAATACAAGACTGCTGACGGCAAAAAGATCAACAAGGTCGGAATTACGCCTGATATAAAGATTTCCCAGGATGGGAAAGCCTTTGATGCCGGACATGACTCCGTGTTACAGTTTGCTGTCAAAAAACTTCAGGATACATGA
- the ftsX gene encoding permease-like cell division protein FtsX yields MFSSLSYFWGETFRSLLRNRFMALASILTVTLSMFILGVFLAAVLNINHMASYLENQVEMTIYLKDGLTTNQVMDVGKQLKTLPGLKEISFTNKDQAMAEFRERMKDQQGLLDAINGNPLPASYKTSFTTPDQLKEAAQTVAKYNSVESVQYGQDIIEQLYKVAQVIRISGVVLIAFLAGAELFIISNTIRLTVFARRREIQIMKYVGATNGFIRWPFLFEGMIIGLIGSGIASFILWEGYKLAINEMTGAGLVFIPIIPLWPFMMYTTLIILAIGIIIGILGSAISLRKYMKV; encoded by the coding sequence ATGTTTAGTTCTTTATCTTATTTTTGGGGTGAAACATTTAGGTCCCTCTTAAGAAACAGATTCATGGCTCTGGCTTCCATTCTGACAGTAACGCTTTCCATGTTTATACTCGGGGTATTTCTTGCTGCTGTTCTGAATATTAACCATATGGCGTCCTATCTGGAAAATCAGGTGGAAATGACGATATATCTTAAGGATGGTCTCACCACCAATCAGGTAATGGATGTTGGCAAACAGTTAAAAACTCTTCCAGGCCTCAAGGAAATTTCATTCACAAACAAGGATCAGGCCATGGCTGAATTCCGCGAAAGGATGAAGGATCAGCAGGGGCTTCTGGATGCAATCAACGGCAATCCGCTTCCTGCTTCTTACAAGACATCCTTTACCACTCCGGATCAGCTGAAAGAAGCTGCACAAACGGTAGCAAAATATAATAGTGTCGAAAGTGTGCAGTATGGACAGGATATTATTGAACAGCTTTATAAAGTTGCTCAGGTAATAAGAATCAGCGGCGTTGTTCTTATTGCATTCCTGGCAGGCGCAGAACTGTTTATTATTTCCAATACCATCCGCCTTACAGTCTTTGCAAGAAGGCGCGAAATTCAGATTATGAAGTATGTCGGCGCTACTAACGGCTTCATCCGCTGGCCATTCCTCTTCGAAGGCATGATTATAGGCCTGATTGGTTCCGGTATTGCTTCTTTCATCTTATGGGAAGGCTATAAACTGGCAATCAATGAAATGACCGGGGCAGGGCTTGTATTTATCCCTATCATTCCTCTCTGGCCATTCATGATGTATACCACCTTGATCATTTTGGCCATTGGTATAATTATCGGCATACTGGGCAGTGCAATTTCACTTCGTAAATATATGAAGGTGTAA
- the prfB gene encoding peptide chain release factor 2 (programmed frameshift) — MLEDLKKTLTDLLSHEREIRDSLDLPRLKERIKSYDVQMSDPTFWNDADKAREISQKATEAKDAYETYTNLFQRAESLKDILDLAIEEDDQEMEPEIAEELAEVKAILDKKEIELLLSGQYDKNNAIITFHAGAGGTEAQDWTEMLIRMYIKWAESEGFTIEELNMLPGDEAGIKSAEYMVKGEYAYGFLKSEKGVHRLVRISPFDAAKRRHTSFSAVDVMPEISDDVQVDLNMADVRVDYYRSSGAGGQHINKTSSAVRMTHIPTGIVAACQNERSQFQNKEQCLRLLRAKLYELELKKRENMTKEIEGEQQSIEWGSQIRSYVFQPYTLVKDNRTGVETGNIQGVMDGDLNPFIEGYLKMNKFNSKAQ, encoded by the exons ATGTTAGAAGATTTAAAGAAAACACTAACTGATTTACTGAGTCATGAGAGAGAAATAAGGGATTCACTT GACTTACCCAGACTGAAAGAACGAATCAAGAGTTATGACGTCCAGATGAGCGATCCGACATTCTGGAATGATGCTGACAAGGCCAGAGAAATTTCCCAGAAGGCGACAGAAGCAAAGGATGCTTATGAAACATATACAAATCTGTTTCAGCGTGCAGAAAGCTTGAAGGATATCCTTGACCTGGCAATCGAAGAAGATGACCAGGAAATGGAGCCTGAAATTGCAGAAGAATTAGCCGAGGTCAAGGCAATCCTTGATAAAAAGGAAATAGAACTTCTTCTGAGCGGCCAGTATGACAAGAATAATGCCATTATCACGTTCCATGCCGGTGCTGGCGGTACGGAAGCTCAGGACTGGACAGAGATGCTCATAAGAATGTATATCAAATGGGCTGAATCAGAAGGCTTTACGATAGAAGAACTCAATATGCTCCCAGGCGATGAAGCTGGTATAAAGAGTGCGGAATATATGGTCAAGGGAGAGTATGCTTACGGTTTCCTGAAATCCGAAAAAGGCGTTCATAGACTTGTCAGAATATCTCCGTTTGACGCTGCCAAACGCCGCCATACTTCATTCTCTGCTGTTGATGTAATGCCGGAAATCAGCGATGATGTCCAGGTGGACCTGAATATGGCTGATGTCAGGGTCGATTACTATCGTTCAAGCGGTGCAGGCGGACAGCACATTAATAAAACAAGTTCAGCTGTCCGTATGACACATATCCCTACCGGGATTGTGGCAGCCTGCCAAAACGAACGTTCACAGTTCCAGAATAAAGAGCAGTGCTTAAGACTCCTTCGCGCAAAGCTTTATGAACTAGAATTGAAAAAACGTGAAAACATGACAAAGGAAATTGAAGGCGAGCAGCAGTCGATTGAATGGGGCAGCCAGATTCGTTCCTATGTTTTCCAGCCGTACACACTGGTAAAAGATAACAGGACTGGTGTAGAAACAGGCAATATCCAGGGTGTCATGGACGGAGATCTGAATCCATTTATCGAAGGTTACCTGAAGATGAACAAGTTCAACTCCAAGGCACAGTAA
- a CDS encoding transketolase, with protein MSHLSESEIQGLKNKAKNLRIDIIKMITKANSGHTGGSLSVIDLLTLLFFKEMKVNPAQPQDKERDRFVLSKGHAAPALYAVLADKGYFPKEELSHLRQAGHILQGHPDMKHIPGVDMTTGSLGQGISAACGMALCAKIDKASWRVYAVLGDGELEEGQVWEAAMYAGNYKLDNLTAFVDNNGLQIDGPITKVMSPLPIADKFKAFGWNVLSVNGHDMAELHDAIEKAKATKGKPTMIIMKTVKGKGIPEIENQVGWHGKAPSEEECERFIKVLEAE; from the coding sequence ATGAGTCATCTGAGTGAAAGTGAAATTCAGGGCCTGAAGAACAAGGCTAAAAATTTGCGTATTGATATTATAAAAATGATAACTAAAGCAAATTCGGGACATACAGGAGGCTCCTTATCTGTCATCGATCTGCTGACTTTATTATTCTTTAAAGAAATGAAAGTGAATCCAGCCCAGCCTCAGGATAAGGAAAGAGACAGATTTGTCCTCTCCAAGGGTCATGCAGCTCCGGCTCTGTACGCTGTCCTGGCTGATAAAGGATATTTCCCGAAGGAAGAATTGTCTCATTTAAGACAGGCTGGTCATATCCTTCAGGGGCATCCGGACATGAAACATATCCCGGGTGTGGATATGACAACAGGTTCTTTAGGCCAGGGAATCAGTGCTGCATGCGGCATGGCTCTCTGTGCAAAAATAGATAAAGCATCCTGGAGAGTTTATGCAGTTCTCGGCGATGGAGAATTAGAAGAAGGCCAGGTCTGGGAAGCTGCAATGTATGCAGGAAATTACAAACTGGATAATCTGACTGCATTCGTTGATAACAACGGCCTGCAGATTGACGGACCTATTACAAAGGTCATGTCTCCGCTGCCTATTGCTGATAAATTCAAAGCTTTTGGATGGAATGTTTTATCAGTCAATGGACATGATATGGCTGAACTTCATGATGCTATTGAAAAAGCAAAAGCCACAAAGGGCAAGCCGACAATGATAATCATGAAGACTGTCAAGGGCAAGGGAATCCCTGAAATTGAAAATCAGGTTGGCTGGCATGGCAAAGCACCGTCAGAAGAGGAATGTGAAAGATTTATTAAAGTTCTGGAGGCAGAATAA
- a CDS encoding murein hydrolase activator EnvC family protein translates to MNRKNQFALSIIIACTLAASSYQGTFADDLDDQLQDIQGQIDESHNSQANWQEIIDQVNVKLRAIQVDLDAANARLKDIQNQQAQINAQIKQTQEEIRKAQEHLLQHQKVLNQRVRSIYMHGQLNYLEVITGAKSFSDFANRLELLKRVIRSDYNLILEIQNQKAQIEAKEEQLEKDKARLDALAQEAQKAQSQIAAKKAEQQKVLDDAKDNKAAAAQMEQDLIAESKRVHNLIQERLRQQEAARQAASQSGGEAPSYTQGSGVLSWPCNGPITSPYGYRVHPIFGTTIYHSGIDIGVDYGTPIHAADSGTVIYVGWISGYGNAVIIDHGNGMQTLYGHNQSLNVSEGQSVSKGQVIAFAGSTGNSTGPHCHFEVQVNGSAVDPMGYL, encoded by the coding sequence ATGAATAGAAAAAATCAATTTGCTTTATCGATTATCATAGCCTGCACCTTAGCCGCGTCATCTTATCAGGGGACTTTTGCCGATGATCTTGATGATCAATTACAGGATATTCAAGGTCAGATAGATGAATCACATAATTCTCAAGCAAATTGGCAGGAGATTATTGACCAGGTAAATGTAAAGCTGAGAGCGATCCAGGTAGATCTAGATGCTGCAAATGCCAGACTCAAAGATATTCAGAATCAGCAGGCACAGATCAATGCTCAGATAAAACAGACTCAGGAGGAAATCAGAAAGGCACAGGAGCATTTGCTCCAGCATCAGAAGGTCCTGAACCAGAGAGTCCGTTCCATCTACATGCATGGCCAGCTGAACTACCTTGAAGTTATAACTGGTGCAAAGAGTTTCAGTGATTTTGCAAACCGGCTGGAACTTTTAAAACGTGTCATCAGGTCAGATTATAATTTAATATTGGAAATCCAGAATCAGAAAGCCCAGATTGAAGCTAAAGAAGAACAATTGGAAAAGGATAAGGCAAGATTAGATGCACTCGCTCAGGAAGCTCAGAAAGCACAGAGTCAGATTGCAGCTAAGAAAGCTGAACAGCAGAAAGTTCTTGATGATGCGAAAGACAATAAGGCTGCAGCTGCTCAGATGGAACAAGATTTGATTGCTGAATCTAAGCGGGTTCATAACTTGATTCAGGAACGACTCCGCCAGCAGGAAGCTGCCAGACAGGCTGCCTCGCAGTCCGGTGGTGAAGCGCCATCCTATACGCAGGGCAGCGGTGTTCTCAGCTGGCCATGCAACGGTCCAATCACTTCTCCATATGGCTACCGTGTCCATCCGATATTTGGAACGACAATCTATCACTCCGGTATTGATATAGGCGTCGATTATGGAACTCCGATTCATGCCGCTGACAGCGGAACCGTTATTTATGTCGGCTGGATCAGCGGTTACGGGAATGCAGTCATCATAGACCATGGAAACGGAATGCAGACACTTTATGGACATAACCAGTCGCTGAATGTTTCTGAAGGTCAGAGCGTTTCAAAGGGCCAGGTCATTGCCTTTGCCGGTTCCACGGGCAACTCCACAGGGCCTCACTGCCATTTTGAAGTGCAGGTAAACGGTTCAGCCGTTGACCCGATGGGTTACTTATAA
- a CDS encoding DUF5693 family protein, protein MKAMHSGFVKVLTVLICIGAIAAGMISLQRNHVETAARTVEMVYDYNNIIDSASVEKKTPDELFSLYKQSGITSLAVYDETPEKLVNHNYLKVYRGSDFAFRNPSEAGRIDKDKIYIQQGSEDNSAEYFGEVKEHLNALLRPEDLEEHQIAGTDTLEVNGAYDKFMTMPLGIFKQSIKNAAAKGFYVVVRPSNIPHVTQDDVQLFLDAVSSSDKVSAVIFQGKEALGYKSQLKYLAGGLQKLKIPVVLIEAQNQLGFERQDGILDLARYMDYDVVRLYAMSKDELIKISPDEAASRFYISDIERNIRMNLFPSYKFAADGKTLSETNAEYISDVKQRLEEHGFSVGKASIMEPYFPNSIVRAIAMAGAASLCVLAFVLIFPAAFKFGYVIEIAVLLLTQGLFWLTHSVLPLQMLALGCAVCTPVVVVSLFLEYCIKQKNKAFSEIGWGRLFVESVAILWIAGILSLIGALFISGLLGDIRFLLEMQIFRGVKVTFLLPIILVSIIYIQKFPFFGHVVASDRDFVQFVKKFCSVQIKLGLLAGLGILAIVGYVFIGRSGNNGAPIPAFEIALRRFLEDTMYARPREKEFLFGHPAILLSLAALYRKWPQILHYLLILAVTIGQGSMVETFAHMRSPFILSFIRGLDGLAAGTLSMVAALLGVMILARITKFFGERYGKL, encoded by the coding sequence ATGAAAGCTATGCATAGTGGTTTTGTTAAGGTTTTAACAGTTTTAATATGCATTGGTGCAATTGCTGCAGGGATGATCTCCCTGCAGCGTAATCATGTAGAAACTGCTGCAAGAACCGTAGAAATGGTTTATGATTACAATAATATTATCGACAGCGCATCTGTGGAGAAAAAAACACCGGATGAGCTTTTTTCGCTTTATAAGCAAAGTGGGATAACCTCTCTGGCAGTGTATGATGAAACTCCGGAAAAATTGGTTAATCATAACTATTTGAAGGTTTACCGTGGTTCTGATTTTGCTTTTAGAAATCCTTCTGAAGCAGGCAGGATCGATAAAGATAAGATTTACATTCAGCAGGGTTCAGAAGATAACAGCGCCGAATATTTCGGCGAAGTAAAAGAGCACCTGAATGCACTTCTTCGTCCTGAAGACTTAGAAGAACATCAAATTGCAGGCACCGATACACTTGAAGTGAACGGAGCATATGATAAATTTATGACGATGCCTCTTGGCATATTCAAGCAATCCATCAAAAATGCGGCTGCAAAAGGATTCTATGTAGTAGTAAGACCATCCAATATCCCGCATGTAACACAAGATGATGTTCAGCTGTTCTTGGATGCTGTATCGTCTTCGGATAAAGTGAGTGCTGTTATATTCCAGGGAAAGGAAGCGTTGGGATATAAAAGCCAGCTTAAATATCTTGCCGGCGGGCTCCAGAAACTTAAAATCCCCGTTGTTCTTATAGAGGCTCAGAATCAGCTCGGCTTTGAACGCCAGGATGGTATTTTGGATCTTGCAAGATATATGGACTATGATGTCGTCCGTCTGTATGCCATGTCAAAAGATGAACTGATTAAAATCAGTCCGGATGAAGCTGCATCCAGATTCTATATTTCTGATATTGAACGAAATATAAGGATGAATCTTTTCCCGTCTTACAAGTTTGCTGCTGATGGCAAGACCTTGTCTGAGACGAATGCAGAATATATTTCTGATGTCAAGCAGAGGCTTGAAGAACATGGTTTCTCGGTAGGGAAGGCTTCCATCATGGAACCATATTTCCCTAATTCCATAGTACGCGCTATTGCTATGGCAGGTGCTGCATCATTATGCGTACTTGCATTTGTTCTGATATTCCCTGCCGCATTTAAATTCGGATATGTGATTGAAATCGCTGTGCTCCTACTTACACAGGGCTTATTCTGGCTGACGCATTCCGTCCTGCCTTTGCAGATGCTTGCCCTTGGATGTGCCGTCTGCACTCCGGTAGTTGTTGTGTCTTTATTCCTTGAATATTGCATCAAGCAGAAGAACAAAGCTTTCTCCGAAATCGGCTGGGGCAGACTCTTCGTGGAATCCGTCGCTATTCTGTGGATTGCAGGAATTCTTTCCCTTATCGGCGCCCTGTTTATCAGCGGCCTTCTCGGGGACATCAGATTCTTGCTGGAGATGCAGATTTTCAGAGGTGTAAAAGTAACCTTTTTGCTCCCTATTATCCTGGTATCCATTATCTATATTCAAAAATTCCCTTTCTTCGGACATGTAGTTGCATCAGACAGAGATTTCGTTCAGTTTGTCAAGAAATTCTGCTCTGTACAGATAAAGCTGGGATTATTGGCCGGGCTTGGGATTCTTGCAATTGTCGGGTATGTCTTTATAGGCCGCAGCGGTAATAATGGGGCTCCTATACCTGCTTTTGAAATTGCCTTAAGACGTTTCCTGGAAGATACCATGTATGCCCGTCCAAGAGAAAAAGAGTTCTTGTTCGGACACCCCGCCATCCTGCTGTCTTTGGCTGCATTATATAGGAAATGGCCGCAGATCCTGCATTATCTCTTAATTCTTGCGGTAACGATAGGGCAGGGATCCATGGTCGAAACCTTCGCGCATATGCGCAGCCCCTTTATCCTGAGCTTTATCAGGGGACTGGATGGTCTGGCCGCTGGTACGCTGTCCATGGTTGCAGCACTTTTGGGTGTAATGATTCTGGCACGAATTACTAAGTTTTTTGGAGAACGATATGGCAAATTATAA
- the csaB gene encoding polysaccharide pyruvyl transferase CsaB — protein sequence MANYKIVISGYYGFNNAGDEAMLSAIIQSLRSTFDTPEITVISGSPAKTSWIFDVKAIPRFGMLPIIKSIFRSDLIISGGGSLLQDVTSWKSMIYYLSIITLGVLFRKRVFLYSQGIGPVRYRVIRIVLKHVLNHVDVITVRDKESKGFLERLGVKRRIYTTADAVLSLHPPKLEPGRAILDAEGIPADKKIIGVAIRRWEKKYSWTNDLISYINKIASLKDYAVVFIPMQSPDDRVASEEIAGNLAKENIFRLQGGYTLDELISIIGNCNLIVGMRLHALIFSALMRVPFIGISYDPKIDNFLSLIGLEPGASVQHLDAEKLYNKTCHILEHGMPPKVWDSVQDLQHYAGENANILRRFVETKEETR from the coding sequence ATGGCAAATTATAAAATCGTAATCTCTGGCTATTATGGTTTTAATAACGCCGGTGACGAAGCCATGCTGTCAGCCATAATACAGTCACTTAGAAGTACTTTTGATACTCCGGAGATTACTGTTATTTCTGGTTCTCCAGCCAAGACATCCTGGATTTTTGATGTTAAGGCAATTCCGCGCTTCGGCATGCTTCCTATCATAAAAAGTATATTCCGTTCTGATCTCATCATAAGCGGAGGCGGAAGCCTCCTGCAGGATGTGACCAGCTGGAAAAGCATGATTTATTATTTATCCATCATTACGCTGGGCGTTTTATTCAGGAAACGGGTCTTCCTTTATTCACAGGGGATAGGACCGGTCAGATACCGTGTAATCAGAATTGTACTGAAACATGTCCTTAACCATGTGGATGTTATAACGGTCAGGGATAAGGAATCAAAAGGTTTTCTTGAAAGACTGGGTGTCAAACGCAGGATATATACAACGGCAGATGCCGTCCTTTCACTGCATCCCCCGAAGCTGGAACCTGGAAGAGCAATTCTTGATGCAGAAGGGATTCCCGCCGATAAGAAAATCATTGGCGTTGCCATCAGACGCTGGGAGAAAAAGTATTCCTGGACAAATGATTTGATTTCCTACATTAATAAGATTGCTTCGTTGAAAGATTATGCTGTTGTCTTTATACCGATGCAGTCACCTGATGACAGAGTGGCTTCCGAAGAAATAGCAGGAAATCTTGCTAAGGAAAATATTTTCCGTCTGCAGGGCGGATATACTCTGGACGAATTAATTTCTATTATCGGCAATTGTAATCTGATTGTTGGAATGAGACTGCATGCCTTGATCTTTTCTGCACTGATGAGGGTTCCTTTTATAGGGATTTCCTATGACCCTAAAATAGATAACTTTTTGAGTTTGATTGGTCTTGAACCGGGTGCTTCTGTGCAACATCTGGATGCAGAAAAGTTGTATAATAAGACATGTCACATCCTTGAACACGGAATGCCTCCTAAGGTATGGGATTCTGTTCAAGATCTTCAACATTATGCAGGTGAAAATGCTAATATTCTGAGACGCTTTGTTGAAACAAAGGAGGAAACCAGATGA
- a CDS encoding transketolase family protein → MGKATRDAYGEVLKELGGENPDIVVLDADLSSSTKTQVFAKAYPDRFFNTGIAEANMMGVAAGLAAAGKIPFASTFAVFGAGRAYEQIRNSICYPKLNVKIAVTHSGLTVGEDGATHQMLEDISLMRALPNMTVIVPADGEETKAAVRWAASYHGPVYIRMGRAKCEDITPEGHVFTPGCCTTLREGSDLTIIACGIMVEKAVQASDELAKQGISARVLNMSSIKPIDEAAINKAASETGAILTCEEHTVKGGLGGAVAEVLCLNKPVPMSMIGTNDTFGESGKAEDLLKKYNLTSEHIVEEAVKLITRK, encoded by the coding sequence ATGGGTAAAGCTACGCGTGACGCTTATGGTGAAGTTTTAAAAGAATTAGGTGGAGAAAATCCGGACATTGTCGTATTAGATGCTGATTTATCCTCATCAACAAAAACACAGGTATTTGCTAAAGCCTACCCTGATCGTTTTTTCAATACCGGTATTGCCGAAGCAAATATGATGGGTGTAGCCGCAGGCTTAGCTGCTGCAGGAAAAATTCCGTTTGCATCCACATTTGCAGTTTTCGGGGCTGGCAGAGCCTATGAACAGATTAGAAACTCTATCTGCTATCCTAAATTAAACGTTAAAATTGCCGTAACACATTCAGGTCTGACTGTTGGTGAAGATGGTGCTACCCATCAGATGCTCGAGGATATTTCTCTGATGAGAGCATTGCCTAATATGACTGTAATTGTTCCTGCAGATGGCGAGGAAACAAAAGCTGCAGTTCGCTGGGCAGCTTCCTATCATGGTCCTGTTTATATCAGAATGGGTCGTGCAAAATGCGAAGACATCACGCCGGAGGGCCATGTCTTTACGCCAGGATGCTGCACCACTTTAAGAGAGGGCAGTGATTTGACGATCATCGCCTGCGGAATCATGGTCGAAAAAGCAGTACAGGCCTCTGATGAATTGGCAAAACAGGGAATTTCTGCCAGAGTTCTTAACATGAGCTCTATTAAACCGATTGATGAAGCTGCCATTAACAAAGCTGCTTCTGAAACAGGTGCGATTCTTACATGTGAAGAACACACCGTCAAAGGCGGTTTAGGCGGAGCTGTCGCTGAAGTTCTCTGCCTGAATAAACCGGTTCCCATGTCTATGATTGGTACGAATGACACATTTGGCGAATCTGGCAAAGCAGAAGATTTATTAAAGAAATACAATCTGACTTCAGAACATATTGTAGAAGAGGCAGTAAAACTTATCACTAGGAAGTGA
- the ftsE gene encoding cell division ATP-binding protein FtsE, which yields MITFDDVSLNYDARHTALSNINIHIDKGEFVFIVGPSGAGKSTFVKILTHELVPETGSVIVNNIKINKLKPSKVPYYRRSLGIVFQDFRLLSEKTVFENIAFVLRVTGTKSKDIKERVNKVLDLVGLRGKEKELPSKLSGGEQQRVAIARALVNQPTLLIADEPTGNLDPKTSEEIMKLFTEINHMGTTIIMVTHNKDLVNAMHKRVVNIEEGHIVNDVKKGGYDLNV from the coding sequence ATGATTACTTTTGATGATGTGTCATTAAATTATGATGCCAGACATACTGCTTTAAGCAATATAAATATACATATCGACAAAGGAGAGTTTGTCTTTATCGTAGGCCCCAGCGGAGCGGGGAAGTCAACCTTTGTTAAGATACTCACACATGAACTGGTTCCTGAAACCGGTTCTGTCATTGTAAATAACATCAAGATCAATAAGCTCAAACCCAGCAAAGTACCTTATTACAGAAGAAGTCTTGGAATTGTATTCCAGGATTTCAGGCTGCTGTCTGAAAAAACAGTTTTTGAAAATATAGCTTTTGTACTGAGGGTTACTGGTACAAAATCGAAAGACATCAAGGAAAGAGTCAATAAAGTTCTCGATCTTGTAGGACTTCGTGGAAAGGAAAAAGAGCTTCCGAGCAAATTATCCGGTGGTGAACAGCAGAGAGTTGCTATTGCGCGTGCTTTAGTTAATCAGCCCACATTACTTATCGCCGACGAACCGACGGGCAATCTGGATCCTAAGACATCCGAAGAAATTATGAAGCTTTTTACAGAAATCAATCATATGGGAACAACTATTATCATGGTTACCCATAATAAAGATCTGGTTAATGCTATGCATAAAAGGGTTGTAAATATCGAGGAGGGCCATATTGTCAATGATGTGAAGAAAGGTGGCTATGATCTAAATGTTTAG